GTTTCTTTATTGGAACGAATATAATATCACAGATCATATCAATCCAACTCACATGGAGACCTGATATCGAGGCCGGAGGCGACGTCGTAGGCCGGTTGGTGGAACATGCAAATGTATACGGGGTCTTTGTAAGGCTCCGGTGCGACGTATAACTGGTGTACGGTGGGAAATGATTCGCCCAAGCGCTTTTGTGCGTAAAAACCTTCCTGAAATTGGAGAAATAATACAGTTCGATTTTGAATTGGGCcagtaaacaaataaataaatattcatctaTTCATAGATACTCATCTTTATTTAGATAgaatttagattttgaaaatcacctgggaactctttgattttccaggataaaaagtagccttcagtccaggtcttcaactatattcATGTAAAATACCAGGTCAATATCGGTTGCGCCCTCGCAACGTTATTGAAGGACGAACGAACAAACCATGACCATTTCCGATGGAAATGAAcgttactttaaaaaaactgagtaagggcgattacgcactgcatccaattcgaatccatgaaaatacgttccaaagtagtcatagaactattcgTAACTATTGCTCCAACTTCCGTCATctgagttctctccgtcatccgtgagaatatctcggatgtgcctcggactcaaatcggacatatacgtaggggaaaggggagtattagtcatgattagcatggcgaatattcttttaaaaaaaaagtgaaaaaaaaatgtcaaaggtGAAtcgcttggatttggatcagagagcGCGTAAGCAATAACCGAGTTCATTGCGAGTTTTTATATGCGTGTTTTCatggactcggatcggatgattTAAGGAATTTAAGttcaaaaatactaaaactagAACCTGTGTAAAATCATTGATATCCAGTCGTCCGGTATACGCAAACTTCGCAGAGGGGTGATGGCGGAATATCTCCTCTAATGCCGGCTCCCACGCGCTCACTACGTACCGAGCTTGTTTATTTTCCACCATACTGCAAGTTATATACCACTTTTTAAAGTTGGCCCTTATGTCCGTCTAACCTTTTAGGGGCTTCCGAGACGGTCAAACACGTAGTTTTGTTTTGCTTAATCAAGCTGCTTGACGGTCGTATCAAGCTGCTTGATACAACCAAGCAGCTTATTCaagcgatggtacggaaccgttcAGTGTGAGTTCGactggcacttgaccggtttttttgcttcAACTCTACTTGATGTCTAAACATTAACGAAATGAAATTGGATATATTTAATATGCTACGAGTATATTCTGTTGCGAGAAAACTTACTAATGGATAGTCCCAAGCTCAAGGTAAACGTCTGCCCCTTCCTCCGTGACGCTCGCACAAATAAGCGTGCACAGTGCCGTGCGCAGGCCTACGTGCTCAATGCACAAGTTGCTTGAAATCACCTACAAATTAACTATACAAAGAAtacaaagcttaatttgctataagcGGAAAAAGGCGAATCTATATGGTACAACATGCCGCATGAGACATGCActacccgccctcccactgctgagtatacaggaaaagccagccaccaagcaagccccaaataccaccacgcaacacaaCACAAATCCACCACgacgacgcacgtttcgctccgacaccggagcatcctcaggagatgtagaccttacaatgcacaattgcgatttgagaacattatggagaacttttagcATGCAGATTTTCTTACCATGTTTTACTTTTCCTcacgttataaaaaaaaatggtttattGCCGCCAAAATTTTACAAAGTGACTACTTATTCTAAAGCAAGTgatgcacataactccaaaaattaCAGGCGCGTACCCGGAATCGAACCGCAGACCTCCTGAATAGATTGACTTGGTAACCACTAGACCAAAATGGTTTCCAAGGTTAAAATCAATGTAAACGTCATGATGTGGTCAAGCTTGATCGTGAAAAACCAAAATCGTACCTCTTCGCCTTGTTTCGACGTAAATAACTCCTTGGCTACATCTTCCCTCATGAGTCCTCTCAAAACTGTGCAtgtcattattttcaaataaatatcgATGCGCTGAAAATTTACAGGGTCATTATTGACTATGAAtaacaaaaccggccaagtgcgagtcgtactcgcacagaatggttccgtaccatcgtataaggtAATATAGCACTATGTACTTTCAAATTTCCATGGCggcggttttaaaatttttactaaatatgtgtttgttatagcggcaatagaaatacacgctttgtgaaaattttaactctctactgTTCATGAGATTATAGCCCATtaacagccagacagacagacggacttcAAGTATGGATTCCTAATAAGTAATCAATGAAGATATTGCTTTATATTCAATCAAATTAAACctgaaaaaaattgttatttgcCTGTAAAATGTTAAGCAGTTCCTGCATGAAGTCAGCATTGAGCATGGCTTTGGTGCTGACGTGGTAGTTCAGCAGATTGATGTAACATTGCACCGCCAGCCTCTGCGCTTCTATCGGGTTGTCTTTAACTGGAaatgtgataataatataaaatatgtttggTACGCTCAAAGACCGAAAACGCTTATTGAGCGAAAAAAACAGCTCACAAGTCACAACGCGTTGTGGCAATCACTAGGCCACGACGCTTCTGAGCACTAAACCAAAACAAAATCTGGTATCTAACGTATTTGCACTGAATATATTTGAAAACCtccactttttaaaaataattcagaatAAATACTTAGAGTCTGGGATTTTCCTTGATATCTGAAGACACTCTGTTTTTAAGAGAAGTCTCTTGCCAATGGgatgttaggtaggtatctacttgtaGCAAAATTGTTGCTGGTATTTCTGGTACAGTACTTGTGGTAAGTTTTAGTAAGATGAATTCTATGTGAGCATACTAACACTTCTTGTTGATATTTCTCAAGGAAGCGAAGGTCTTCGGCTCGACGAGACTGAAAGCCGCTTTAGGAATGATGCGGCAAAGCTCTGCCAATGCGCGTAGAGAATTCATGCGGATATAGAACCACACCGCTCCGTCGTCACTGAGAATAGCTAAggataatgaaaaaaaaaaatattttaaaataagaataagaagataACAGcacgaagaaaaaaaattgcagaGTGGAGTGCGACTGTGGGTTACTttctgaatttatttatttactgctTTCCACCAAgtatacttaaaactaaatgatAATGGAAAATACGAGGACATCGCTTCACCCGCTTCCACGCTTTCTGCGTGAACACACATTTAAAAGGAGATTTACCAGAAGATTTAGAATCTGACAGAATTTCGTGCAGTATTTCTTAATTAACTTAGTACAAAAtcagtaaaaaaatacatatatgaaAAATCTTAAAACACTAAAGGTCTAGCGCATAACTCAATAGGCGCCTGCGACAGCGGAGGGATGCGGGaggggtgacagttgtcacaagttgacgaatgttgtctttctctaaactgttagaatatctgcatctttttctttttaacatcGCTAAAAAAGGACGTaatatgaattttacatttaaagaaccccaattttagtgcacgctacaaaaacaataggctcgcgacgtGCAGCTAAGTTACGAgatttgacagctctaaattaaattaaaaactatcaaaccgtatctgtccttttcattgttacattagtaagaagaggatacgaatactctaaaatttagttgtaaCTACTCAGAATCAAACTACCAACTTACCGCAAAGCGCTTCAATGATGTTGGTATCCGACATTCGCACAGCGGATGGAAGCAACTTGGTCATGTTGGCAACGCCCATCGCGGCATCGGCTAACAAGTCCACGTTGGAACTGAGCAATTGGTGACAGAACACCAGGTCCGTTCCCGTTTGATACAGAGCCTGATAtagtgatttttatttttacgtgTTTACTTTATAGGAACGCCTTAATAAATGGGAAACGCATGGATGGGATATGTTGAAAATGTATTCAGTTCTATTCAGCCGCAATATGATCTAATGATATAGTGCCCGGAAAACAACTTGaacattgacgcgattggctggtgaatggcgggtgcacgcgattggttgatcagtcgatCCTTGTTTATCCCGGATTCGGAATTTTCCCCCACTTCTTTTTTTCTTCTATCTTGACAGGTTTCCGCACCTAAAGGCGCATTTTCACTAGGCGACATGTCGCAGATACTTGTCGCTCGACATTCACGTAGTTGTCTCTGTAAAAGTTGTGGGACAATGTCCCGCGACATATGACTCGTTCTCATTGGCCAGTCGTGATCAGTATGTCGCCCGAGGAAGTAGTGCTGTTCAGTGCAGTGGAACACAAAGCGACACACGTTCTCACCACTCAAAGCCTGTCCGGCGATTGTCGAGGGACACGAAGGTCGCGCGCGTCGACGCTCGCAGACCATCGACTAGCGACAAGTTGCGCGACACGTAAATATCCCAAGCGATGTCGGACGACGTCGGGCGACATGGCGCGGGACACGTGAATTTCGTGTCGAGCGACAGAGTCGCGCAACAAATGTCCCCTAGTGAAAATGCGGCTTAATAAACGTTTCCATCTATTGTTGGCGCAATGCCCCGCCCCGCCGGAGTCGATACTCTAGCCCCCCAAGCTCGCCCCAGAAGCTAAGTAGACCGAAGTGCGACCCTTAATCATGTCTTTCCAGCGTATGTCTTGCAAAGCCATATTTCGTTTTGAAGACTGGGGTATCTTAGTATAAGAGAGTCACCAATTACACAGTGGAGTTGACTAAATGTCCGTGactaaaatacttacctactacgtGTACCACGTAGAAAGAGCTAGATATTTACTAACATCTCTCCCATTAGCAGTAAAGGACATCCTAGTCAGCACAGCTAGGCAGTGGGGCTTCATAGCGGGCAAGGCCATCTCAAGGTACGCCAGTAGTCGAAGGATACACCCCGACTGGTACAGATGGCTTGCGTTCTCTTCAGTCTCCACGTAATTGCGTAACACGCTTAACACTTGGGTGTGGACGTCACGGAACTCATAGGACTGTAGAAAAATattaagtcaaaaaaaaaagtcaaaatcatttattcaaagtaggtacaattgtactccttttgatggtggAATTTGTTAAactatttagtttatttatttttagtcaaAAGCTTTTCTGGATGTTTttgaatacctaataatataaatcttttGTTGCACTTTCTTCTTGAAGAGATCAGAAGGAAACTAGCTAATAAGGTCGGTAAAAAGGTAAAATTTAGATGTGCATCTCTGGACTTAGGTGCAAGAATCTCTTGAGGGCAGGCTTTTAGCAACTCACTTGAAATTGTCCATCCACCTAGTGACATGAGGAATTTATATAAGGAATAGAAATAGATTTACCTCCAAAATGTCGCAAAGGTCCAGCACGCCAGTGGACGCGCGGAATGTCCTCTGCACATTCTGATCCTTGTATCGGCATATCAGCTGGTCCACGGTCTTCAGGGCCGCGTGCTGTATCGCCAGATACGAGCTCTGCATCAGAGCTAGGATGGACGGCCAGCTGAATTGCTGGCTCTTTGTTACTTCTGTAGCGCATATGGGGTCTTCCAGCAAATTGCTTAAGGTCTGGAAAAATAAGCTGTTGTTTCGGCTAGGGGCAAGTCTATTAGGTGGAATGAGACATATTTGAATGGTAGGGGAACGCCATATCAACGTAGATAAGTCGAAGAATTTTCTTGCGATATTGATCTTAGCTTTCGGAAATTATTTAGATCGATAGTAGATATACTCGTAGAGCAACTTGAAAGCAAAATAACTATATGATTTTTATGGTTTTTACTAGTTATATCTCCAAAACATTAAAGCAGAACACTATGGTCAGTTAAATTGTAAAATCATTCCATAAATGTAGCTACGTTTTATACATCTGCAGGAGACAATACCGCCAAGGCAAcatcaaaatcatcaaattaatcgtaGTAGAATAGGTAGATTTTTAGATATTTCCCAACAAGGTGTTTTCCTATAGGTT
This genomic stretch from Maniola jurtina chromosome 2, ilManJurt1.1, whole genome shotgun sequence harbors:
- the LOC123877306 gene encoding uncharacterized protein LOC123877306 isoform X1, with product MAKPLQKDRENRSAEKKDLTFHPYNITPETAHTAILLLESTEPEILCQTLRAITKFAAQEMQNRYVLFNLNAIKYILPHIEHPELNIKRFALKALAQLCQLPRGPEQVLSDPQNLRKVAFMIGKIEDIFVLEFASLVLSELTREPLGCEQLVSANILNSLCSRMKNSLDPDVQKNCLQTLSNLLEDPICATEVTKSQQFSWPSILALMQSSYLAIQHAALKTVDQLICRYKDQNVQRTFRASTGVLDLCDILESYEFRDVHTQVLSVLRNYVETEENASHLYQSGCILRLLAYLEMALPAMKPHCLAVLTRMSFTANGRDALYQTGTDLVFCHQLLSSNVDLLADAAMGVANMTKLLPSAVRMSDTNIIEALCAILSDDGAVWFYIRMNSLRALAELCRIIPKAAFSLVEPKTFASLRNINKKFKDNPIEAQRLAVQCYINLLNYHVSTKAMLNADFMQELLNILQRIDIYLKIMTCTVLRGLMREDVAKELFTSKQGEEVISSNLCIEHVGLRTALCTLICASVTEEGADVYLELGTIHYMVENKQARYVVSAWEPALEEIFRHHPSAKFAYTGRLDINDFTQEGFYAQKRLGESFPTVHQLYVAPEPYKDPVYICMFHQPAYDVASGLDIRSPYRRSESRLTTSGSDRIPVIADDVNLRNYLLRLRLWFGDPAKSLHYFEIEDAHYEVRYRDKCDEVSTSLKQRAQLLGEFVAEQMCGLTQEQDCSMPSVNLHLADLMHELNSRLVGLGYIKCGGQLERALLYKVLADRCGLPCALHRRSSAHAWCEIAVPEIDPNEILDKPLNFPAGLLRVNYVVDLMEHPGKLLPLGSPEAQRVCGPACAPYTARALPEICKCKH
- the LOC123877306 gene encoding uncharacterized protein LOC123877306 isoform X2, with the translated sequence MAKPLQKDRENRSAEKKDLTFHPYNITPETAHTAILLLESTEPEILCQTLRAITKFAAQEMQNRYVLFNLNAIKYILPHIEHPELNIKRFALKALAQLCQLPRGPEQVLSDPQNLRKVAFMIGKIEDIFVLEFASLVLSELTREPLGCEQLVSANILNSLCSRMKNSLDPDVQKNCLQTLSNLLEDPICATEVTKSQQFSWPSILALMQSSYLAIQHAALKTVDQLICRYKDQNVQRTFRASTGVLDLCDILESYEFRDVHTQVLSVLRNYVETEENASHLYQSGCILRLLAYLEMALPAMKPHCLAVLTRMSFTANGRDALYQTGTDLVFCHQLLSSNVDLLADAAMGVANMTKLLPSAVRMSDTNIIEALCAILSDDGAVWFYIRMNSLRALAELCRIIPKAAFSLVEPKTFASLRNINKKFKDNPIEAQRLAVQCYINLLNYHVSTKAMLNADFMQELLNILQRIDIYLKIMTCTVLRGLMREDVAKELFTSKQGEEVISSNLCIEHVGLRTALCTLICASVTEEGADVYLELGTIHYMVENKQARYVVSAWEPALEEIFRHHPSAKFAYTGRLDINDFTQEGFYAQKRLGESFPTVHQLYVAPEPYKDPVYICMFHQPAYDVASGLDIRSPYRRSESRLTTSGSDRIPVIADDVNLRNYLLRLRLWFGDPYRDKCDEVSTSLKQRAQLLGEFVAEQMCGLTQEQDCSMPSVNLHLADLMHELNSRLVGLGYIKCGGQLERALLYKVLADRCGLPCALHRRSSAHAWCEIAVPEIDPNEILDKPLNFPAGLLRVNYVVDLMEHPGKLLPLGSPEAQRVCGPACAPYTARALPEICKCKH